Sequence from the Ostrea edulis chromosome 8, xbOstEdul1.1, whole genome shotgun sequence genome:
ggtcaacaggggatgcttactcctcctaggcacctgataccacctcttgtgtgtccaggggtccgtgtttgcccaactatctattttgtattgcttgaaggagttatgaaattgaccactgttcgttatcttcaccttgcattacctacctacctacctatctTACAAGACTTCGCCACTCAGCTCTGTTTTTTGCTTTTGCCTCTGCTTCTCCTCAAGTTAAGTTAAGACTCTTTAACTCATTTTCGACCGTCTTTCGCCAGGTTGTTTTTGGTCTTCCCCTTGGTCTTTTGCCTGGTGGTATCCAACGTAAAGCCCTTTTTTGTATTGTTGTTCCATCCATTCTCAAGACGTGTCCAAGCCATCGGAGTCGTTTTTGTCGTATCTCTTTTATAATGCAAGAGGAGTCTGTTAATTTCAGGAGATTTGTGTTTGAGATGGTATTTGGCCAAAATATTCTGCATATTTGTCTCAGGCAGTTGTGGTGTTGGAAACTTGATAATGATCTCATGCCTGTTTTGGTGACTCTCCAGCATTCACTTCCATACATTAGTACTAATTTTACATTGCTGTTGTATAATTTAACTTTAGTTTTCCTGCTATATTGATTTGATTTCCAGATGGGTCGTAACTTGTTGAAGACTGTTCTTGCTTTTGATTGTCTGTTTTTGATGTCTTTTGTGTAGAATCTTCGGTGCTTACCACTGATCCTAGGTAAGCAAATGTGTCTGCTTGCTTGATCTCGTTACCATTGACTTTCAATCTACTTGAAGATGTCACATCAAATCtcatttcttcagttttatttgcATTCAGTTGGAGTCCTATTTGGCTTGCAAAATGGCTGAGTCTTTGTGTCTTTTCTTGCATATGATCATGCCGAGATGACAGTAAGGCAATGTCATCAGCAAAATCAAGGTCCTCTAACGTGGAAAAAATGGACCATGTAATCCCTCTTTTTGAGTCACCTATTGTTTTCTTCATGCCCCAATCGATGGCAATAAGGAATAATATAGGCGAGATAATACAACCCTGTCTTACTCCTGAGTTCACGGCAAACCAGTCAGTTTCTTTGTTGTTGAGTAGAACTGCACATTCAAATTGTGTGTAAAAACATTTCATGAGGGTCACTATCTTTTCTGGCACACCATAAGCTCTTACATTTCATGAGGGTCACTATCTTTTCTGGCACACCATAAGCTCTTACTTTTTTCCAAAGAGTGTCCCGATGGGTGCTATCAAAGGCCTTTTTAAAGTCAATGAAATTTATATAGAGAGGTGTTTTCCATTCAATTGACTGTTCAATAATGTTTCTCAGTGCAAAAAGTTGGTCTATGCAACCTTTTCCTTTTCTAAATCCTGCTTGCGCTTGTCGTAGGATAATATCCAGTTCTTCATATATCCTATTGAGAAGTACTTTGCATAAAACCTTCCTTGGGACTGAGAGAAAGGTGATGCCTCTCCAGTTGTCACAATTTCCCAAGTCTCCCTTTCTGGCAAGTTTTACAATTAAGCCTTTTGACCAGTCTTTTGGGATCTCATTTTTTATCCAGATGGTATTGAAAAGGTTGTACATTGTCTGTGGATGTTGTAAGATCAGCTTTAAGTAGTTCAGCTTGAATTCCATCTATGCCTGAAGCTTTACCAGATTTCCTTGATTTGATGGCtttggctatttcttcttttgaTGGTGGTCCAGTGTTTATATTGAGGtcattttgttgttgtattcCCTCAAATACTGTAGTTAGCTCTGGTCTATTAAGAACATCTTTAAAATGTTGGAACCATCGTTCTGATTGTTTTCTCTCTGTTGTTATCATTTTGCCATTGGTACTTTTCACAGGTGGAATTTGGGTGGACTTTCCACATAGTTCTTTAGTTATTTGGTATACGGTGTTTAGGTCACTTTTAGAAGCTGCTTTCTCTGCTTCGTCTGCCAACTTACCAATGTAGGTGAGTTTTTAACTTCTTTGTCTTTCTCACTGTAAGCCTTCTGTAAGTTTTCTCTGAGTCTTGTTGACTTTGTGTTTAGGGCTTTTTCTTTCAGTTTTGCTCTTTCTTCAATAGTGTTCCAAGTGTGTTGAGACAGCCATTTCTTGTCGCTCTGTTTTCGGTATCCAattgtttttttcttcattctGCTGGTAGACTTGTTTGATGTTCTCCCAACTACTTTCCAAAGATTGATCTTCATCTGGTTCAAGATTTTCTAACGCTCTGTATCTATTCCTCAACTCTATGCAGAATTTCCTTTGTACCTCATAATCATTAAGACGTTTAATATCAATGATCTTTCTGTTTGCATCTGATGTTTTCTTAAGTTTGAGTCTCAGTCTGGCAACTACAAGACAGTGATCGCTATTTACATCTGCTCCTCTGTAGAATCTTGTATCGAGGAGTGATCTTCTCCATTTTCCATTTATAATTATATGGTCGACCTGATTTTTGTCACGGTTGTTTGGTGAGTACCATTTTATCTTGTGGATATCTCTATGTTTGAATAAAGTTCCACCTATTACAAGCCCATTTGATGAGCACATATTTGCCAGTCTTTCTCCATTCTCATTCATTTTGCCAAATCCTTCTTTACCCATAGATCTTTCATGTTGGCTGTTGTCGCTGCCTACTTTTGCATTTAGGTATCCTATAACTAGTAATACATCATGCTGAGGTGGTTTGTTAATCTGTGCTAAAAGAGCTTCATAATAAGCATCTTTGATGTCGTCTTCTGCATCATTTGTTGGAGCATACCATTGGATTACCGTGGTCTTTGCATAAATAGATCAAGCTTCTTGAACTTTTTTTATTCATGATAATTGCAACTCCTTCCATATGTTGATTGTCTGATCTTCCTGAATAAATGATGGTATGGTCGTTTGAGACAGTCTTTTCTGATCCAGTCCATCTACATTCACTAACTCGCATGATATAAACTAACTCCCATGATAGAAACtccccgtgaggatccgggttagaataggtcctcagtacccttgcttgtcgtaagaggtgactaaatggggcggttcttcggatgagaccgcaaaaaccggtcccgtgtcacagcaggtatggcacgataaagatccctccctactcaatggccataagcgccgaacataggcctaaattttgcagcccttcaccggcagtggtgacgtccccatatgagtgaaatattctcgagagggtcgtaagacaatattcaatcaatcatgatATAAACTTGATATCTTTCCATTTCTTTGATGACCTGGGCTGTTTTTGATACTTGGTACATGGTCCTTACGTTCAACGTGCCAAGCTTGATGGGGTTTTTTTGGGATCCATGAGGCTACGATTCCTGCGTGAGGACTCCCTCTGTAGGCTTTCTCCTTGAACATTCATACTGTTGTTTAGACCTAAACAACTCGTTTCCTCAAGGATTCCTGCTGTATTTTGATGTCTAGTATTGATTTCTGTAATAAGGCTGTTTTTATGAGATGAGGTTATTAGCCTCATGCCCAACCCCCACCTAGGAGGACgtgtatatattaatttaaacaatattttattatgtatgaaacataaatggTATATATTAGGGGGATACTTATGGATGTAGAAATCTTCCTTTGGTTAAATGTTTGTGACAAAACCAAAATGTCAATTGGTCTCAATTTTGGGTTTGCACTTCATCCTCTTACATGAGGTGTTGGGTTCACTTCTGATACATGGAATCCTACTGTTGGTTCTGTTCATAAAAATAAACACTTCCACCCCGGCCAATAGATATTAATATGATAATTCATTTCAATACGCAAATATTTCTTATCATAGATATTAACATGTTTTCTAGGAGtcaatgatgtacatgtagaaatcGGCGTATAGTTGGGGTTTATTTCAACCATATTGATTTGTCACGATGTCACACAACATGATTACAAGCAACATGACTTCaaacatgaatatttaaaacttaaacattttatgtaaacccatatacatgtaccaggtaATATTTTACGTTTTTGTCAGAAAAAAAGTGGTTTTGGACAGAAGcaattttcaaacatcaatgcaaaaatttggattttcataaAGATAAGAATAGAAACCGCAAACAAATTTCACGGTAGCAGCCCCATTTCGATATTGtttcaaacacaaattgatgaaagataacgaacagtgatcaatctcataattcataaaaagaatacaaaataaagagtcacgacaagcaagggatactgaggacccattctaacccggattcctacggtgtatcgaatcgacatatgaatgaatatagaaacaggggGTACCCTGTTTTGACAAgctttaattttacatgtaaagtgaGATGAAttgactgccccccccccccccctcccattttTCGACAGCAATACTTAATGGCAATACTGTAAGTTCCAACTGATGAATGGTTCACTTATAGAGAAGGATCCCCCATCCCCATTTACGAATTAGGATTGAGGTTTGGATTAAAAACCTCGTTTTAGTACAGTAAGGTATTTTGGTCAATAAATATGATCAATTGAAAAAATGATGCTACTTTCACCGTTCCTTCCTTGCAGAGTTATGTACGACATATGCATGAAGTAGGACAATCAGAAGGTATTAACTATAAAATCTCACATAGTCTCTTTTCCGGGTTGGAGTTCATATCAGAATTGACATtaatttgtaatacatgtattcacaaaCTCTCGAAATACGGCAATTATGTTCCTCATACCCCTCGTGACAACGTCATGATCCTGATACAGATATTCAAAGGGCTATGGAAAAAATGAGTTGAGATTGTAGCAAAAATTACAGTGTTGTAGTAAGTGTAAACTGTGAAATTTCATCTGACAAGAAATTATTAGATTTGGAGTATATGTATTTGGTAGCTCTAATCCATTGCTAAACTCTGACTTTAAAGACGACTGTTGAAAGCTCTATAACACCAGcttatttttcagtagcctgcctagATTTGAAAATTGACCAGAACATGATATCGCACAATCAattgagaaacataaacactatattaaaggtgaagataacgaacagtgatcaatctcgtaattcctataagcaatacaaaatagatagttggacaaacacggatccctggacacaccagatgtgggatcgggtgcctaggaggagtaaacatcccctgtcaaccggggATATTATATGCAGATAATAATAGAAATGCTTAATAAATATGGGAAGGTGATAATGCTATTTTTTGTAGATACGGAAAGTGTATTGATATGATTGATAAAAATATCTGACTTTGTTTAGAACTGCagatttgtttacaaataaattgAGTTCAAGTAATGTTATTTTGTGATATGTAGTTCTCAAGTGATTTACATTTGTAGCTGTATTGGATCCTGAATTCGAAGATCAATCGAAAGATGAAATACTTGAAGCTATAGAAAGGGATGTAAACTGGATACGGGGAGAATTTAAAACTGAAGTGAAGAGTGCGAGATACTTGTATCCAAGTGACAAGGACCGATCGAGAAAATGGGTAGAAAAAGCTACTAAGGATGCTCTTAAAAtgcttaaaacaaaattttctgtgAACACAAAATGCATATGCTCAAATAATATGCAACGAGATTTAAAAACTCTGAAAGGAAATATGCTCTTAGACGTTTTAACCTTGATTATAAATGTCATTGCCTTCCATGTTCCGTTTAACGGATATCCAACAATCCCCACTATTATGAACGTTAGGCGTCGTGGATCGATTTCCAATTCTATGGATCGTGAAAATTCCCAAAAGAAAACAATCTGCCAATCCAATACACACACTTTGCATGGTATAAGAAATCAGCATACCCTTCGATACCTGATCGATAAAATTCGACTCGTTGGTCAAAAGAAAGATGTGAATTCTATTagattttatttcatgtttGCACCAAGAAGCTATTGGAGAAAATTGTGCGATGTCTTATGTGTGGAAGAACGATACCATAATTTAACAATTCATACTATTGCAGAGATCATCAAAGAAGCATTTCGCAAAACATATGCATCAACGtataagatatctaaaatatgGCTAGGAAGTGAATCACAAAAAAGACCAGTTTTTACATTTTTTGAGTCAATGCGCCAACATAAAGTTTCGGGATTTGATACTATAGTCGTTGTTGTAAAGGAAAGCACACATAGAAAAACACTTCGTTCCCTTTGGGGATTCGATCTCATACTAgtatcagaaaatgtatgcAATGCAGAGGTACAAAGATTACTTCAGTTTGATGTACAAGACCCAACAGAAGCAATCGTTAAGcatgtgaatgaaaaaaaaatgtcggACCTTTTCAAGAATCACAGTAACATAACATTGCTTAATATATCGAATGTTCGATCTCAAGGATTTGGCACGAGTTCATTCCGGGTAAAAAAGACGCCAACTCTTGTTATCCACTGCCATGTAAAAGGGGTGATACCTTTTGGAGAAGATATATTTCCAGAGCAAGTGAGTGGATTTCAAGTTGATGTCAGAGAAGGAACATGCAACCTCGCTGTACAAGGACTACGTATGAGTGAAAATATAAGTGCAGATGGCTGTGCAAAATTTGGAACTCTGGGTGGATTTGTTGATCTGCAAAATCCACCTGGTAGGGCATTTCTAACATGTGCTCACGTTGTGTTACCCAGAAATACGTTGCAAAACCAAGTGGCAAAAGAATATGTCAGAAAGAGAGAAATAATACGAGtatttgataaagaaaaaaatgaaattggtaAAATTACCAAAGCAGTGTTTGATCCAGGACAACCAGCAAATGTTAGTGTTGATGCAGCCCTCGTAGAGATTACAGATCGACACCCTCGTGACGGATACTTCTCTGATGTTTCAGATAGTCAGTTAAGCGGAGCTGGTATGTAATACGTATTATCAAATTTCgtattaatttgattttttttttcaagtgccatttctatggggttttttttcaattatttgtgtGGACCATGAGTTTGACTGAAATAGTATAACCCAAAGTGTCTTGACAAATCATGATGGGAAAACATTCAAGTTTTGACAAGATGTATATCATTGTGTTCTTCTATAAATGACTACCAGGGAATCATTAGTTTTCGTAaaggctcaattttcgtgggtACCCATTTGTCacaaatttcaaaccacaacgAAATGCACAATGTATTTAATGTTTCAATATACTCTTAAAATATCCACGGAATTGTATCCCAACGAAAGTGCAACATCTTGACAATCCACGTAAATTGGCCGTCACGAATATAAATGATTTCACAGAATACCGCCGTTAATTTATTTAGCACTGTTCGAAATGACCTCGATATAATTGTATACAAACTACCGAAAATGATGAAACTATATGCTGTCGGTCTCCAAAATATTTATAGCTGCATATTTCCTTGTTTCATGTTAATATTTACATCATTCAACTCATTAACCTTTGTACTTTTCATGTTACACAGCGTATATATTCGTCACAGACGGTATATTACTCCCAAGTTTAACTTGGGGTTTCCTCATTAGTTGAAATTCTCGTAGGCATTTGGCCCGCCCATACTTTTACAGATCTGGAAATATACGGGTGATAGTATGTACAATTAAATCATTTAGGCTGTCTTTGTAtactataaaaaaaacttttttaaaatttcgtaTGGCGATAACTAACCAATATCGATGTTattaaaaatattagaaaaagGTTTACTAGAGTCCTTTCATTGTGGAAATCTGTTTGAACTCAATGACCTATTTTGAATAGCTCGCTCTATACAAAGGATGATATCACGTGATTCGGATGCATTATCCGCTGGTTTAGGAACAAAGACGCATTCAACGTCATGGACTTAAAACAGAGTGTAATTAATTACAGATAATTTATTTACCAATACgctaaattttcataaattgtaTTTAGTTATATATACGTGCAATCATCATTATCAATAATAAGTTTCTGAATCCAATTGTATAAACagataattatatatttcctttgttttacattatatgcAAAGTGGAATACACTAGTAAGATTTTACTATCTCATTAAGATGTTTCGATCATTATTCTATGTGTAATATGATTAACATGATAGAAAGATTTAAAAGTATAAGTGTAGATGCATTTCCACAGCATTGCATGTgcttttaacaaaataaagataaataatgtattttcataaatacaGACAATTTGGTTTTGTTAAAAGCAATgtatccccagctccccaaattgaaagtgTTCCAAATAACAACCTCCACCACTTTATGTAccgcatggtatggaggagaaagcatgagcagtaACATAGACACGATAAACGGTACTTTGACATGTTCGTAAGCTATTTTACAACCTCCACTCTTCTTAGATTCACTATAGCTTTAAGGACGAAAATTGGATCCTCCTTTACTGATAATAGctacatctacaaatgacaatgaagcaatACACAAAGTTTCAAGTCAACCGAATAAGACATATAGGAGGAGCAGTGTTCACACGCTATTTGTCATCCTTCACCCCTCTTAAATCAACTATGATTTTTAAGAAAATGATTGGATGTTCCAGTCCCGCCCATGTGTAcgtctacaaatggcaatgaagcattgtacaacgtttcaagtctatccaataagctatataggaggagaagcgttcacaaacCATTTTACATCCCCATCCCTCTTATATCTACTATAACTTATAGGAAAATGATTGGATCTTCCTGTCCCaccactatgcacatctacaaatggcaatgaagcattgtacaaaatttcaagtctatcggataaacCATATCGTCGGAGAattgttcacaagctattttacatccccATCCCTCTTATATCCACTATagctttaaggataacaattggatcttCCTGTCCTGATAATACGaccatctgcaaatggcaataaagcattttacaaagtttcaagtctattggataagccatataggagacgTGTTGACaaggtattttacatcctccacccctcttacaTCGACTATAATTTTTAGGGAAAAAATAGATCCTCCTCTCCTAACAATAGGTACATCTACAATACgagaaaattttggaactcttcacaAAGAGAAGTTACGAAAAGTATGCttcacttgggcaactcttgtatacaaattagtgatggctaaagacgactcatttcagatacaaaaaatatctgcctggtttaaagattatttttcaaGATGTTGCAAGTAAATACCGTAGTACTAAAACACGAGTTGTttgattaaatttctgatgtttgatAACTGAAAAAGCTTATTTCCTCACCGTATGTACTTATGTGGATATCTTCttaagtatggttccacgtAAAAATCAGGCAACATTTTCGTGATAAGTCCATCTTCACGAAATGAACCCAAACTTAGCATACTAACTCACCGTAATATGTTTAGCAAATGTACAaagtagttttgatttatttcgtcttgttccaaaattatggacagataattatgaacatggagaattcacgcttagtgcaaatctatacaaaacactacttataatccctttgaaatctaaaaaacAGCAAAGcgggtatgaaaatatatcattatataacattaaacaaataaaaaaggcatgctctgaaataatttttttttttttgaaagtttcaatataacattttaaaacctctctgaatgtttcgattttaatgcaatttcggTTATCGTTCTTGAATTTAACCTCGATGATCGCTAGGGGCGCTGCGTTGTCAACACGCTAAGTGCGCGGAATATGGCGGATCCAAAACTGAATGCCGTGTAAGACAATATTCCGACAGAGTGTGATCTACCCTCAAGCCTTATGTAAAGGAAACGAATATATTTACCTTCGGAGAGTGTCAGAAATACATAGATGCATATGGTGTCTCTATCTTCAGTGTGTGGAGCAGCCGACAACGAAGACCGAGCAACATATCTTATATGACATGTCACCAAGTCGGCGCATTCTGGTAATTTCAAATGGtgtgatttacatatttaataagtcaaaattcgcaatatttattattactagcataaaaatcataacgaatgttgtattatacaatgtagcatTGTATGAGACGACTGTGTACAGATGACACCCACTCCCTTGTTTCAAAAAGTCTCATACTTTCAACAGTTACACTATGATATGTTTTAGGCCTAATCGACGgcatgtttcatttgtaatggtCTGCAATAATAGCAGACATCTACGTATTCTCCACGCAAACGCTTCCTGTCTCAGATAGAAATGTAGATTATGCCTAACTGAGGATCAGTAGGAGTAGGTATCATCTCTATAAAGAGTGttttatgtactacatgtagatttcagtcgaatttgcatataaaaatgcaAGACATAATACGACTTTGTGAGATGCAATGTTTAGTATCTAATATAATTCCCAATTATTCAAGTCACAGATAGAGTAGTGGTTAGGTAAGCGGATTAGCATGCTGGAGGTACCAGGTTCAAATATCAGATTtgacaggattttttttcttgtattttatatagacatcatttttttcccttcaaggtattctggtgcatcaaaattggtaccgtataagttttacatataaacacacacaattttttaaatattatttcatatgcacaaaATCATTTGTTTTAGTGGTCACCATCCAGCTCTTGACAAATCAGAATtcatattctaaaaatatatgcatactaTTATTCCATAGATATCTATTATGTTACTATTTAAAGTCTGCCTCAATTTGATATGTCATGGGGACTGGTCAATGCATGGGTTCTTGAAtgtatatttctaataataatatataaatataacaaagatcaagtcatttagctaatgtatatttctttaaagttttcataccaGCATCATGGAGTGTCATTACCATCACTACATGCATTGAAAACCTCTATAGTGGTAAATACAtaactgtaaatacatgtagcacatatgtaccaatgaatctacattgtaaatgtttcaTAAACCTCAAACTTGGTAGAGCAGTATTATATAAATAACCCTGATATACAAGCACTATATGACCCCTTCTTATAATGagagtcacccccccccccccattatagaaaaatattggtcactcagaaaccagactcAAAACCTGATACAGCTGTTGCCCTGACTAGTATCTGAACCTACTTGTCactgatttagaatatttggaacaccttctcaatgccatatacaagtttctttaagcatttcttgttttcaaaagttttatatgctgttttagtagttttattctttctaactatatgtataatttaaatatcaatgtgtACTATGATTACTACGCTCTGAGGTGTGTACTTTAATTGaaagttttatgatataaaatgttcaaatattctcaaaaactaaagaaatatatattatatattcaatgaGGAGAGAAAAATAAGTAATTTCCTGTGTCCTGAAAATCAGTGTCTATCTTATTGTATTGTAGGTCTCTGCAAAACCCAAGGACATACTTAAAGTGGTGACAGGAggaaaatcaatcaaaccaaGTGAAAGTACAAGACAATATTACAAAAGGAAAGCAAAGGAGTCCATAAACTCAATGTTGAACATCAAGACAGTCTAAAAATTTGaatccaaacaaaatatcaaaactttatgaagaaataaacgacaaattgtcaaataaacatgaaagcattcttatatggtgtttattcaaattatttcaactgaaattcctaatgtacctaaattcgaaagggaaacaacttatgaaaaaattaaacaccaatgggttgaactgtgtaatgaagttgtgttgacatgcaaaaatacatgtataatgtgatgcatcatagaatagctcaaatggtctattttatgtaattttggGCTCTTCACCCACCCCTTTCTGGATGAAGAAGGTACAGACATGAGTCACAACCGCTCCATTCCCACccgtatattttttttctggatcTGTCTCtgctttgtaaatatgttcgtaacaaatatatttctgtgcTCATTTGTTCATTTATTATGTTTATGCCTTGTTTCgggttacacttttaaaaaaagtatgattttgaaataaaatgtgtaagcttcaaagaactcttccgtgtacatttatcagtatatagtttataaaggatctaaacttacaagttgcaactgttaaaaaatcttatagataatggaatgtattgatgaaatgattaagaattcattttcaattcactttacagacactaatatctacatggattatgcaaaacacagttgttttgtcatctgaaagcaacctgtaatcaaacttggtaaaagatagtgccataaacatgataaatgagtcaacttacattttttaaactacataattcaatttaaaacaatcccatttctacattacatgtattttcataaaattatataaagtcaatataa
This genomic interval carries:
- the LOC130049094 gene encoding uncharacterized protein LOC130049094 — encoded protein: MADSSSVSNGSAFSERSSSPYQWAVLDPEFEDQSKDEILEAIERDVNWIRGEFKTEVKSARYLYPSDKDRSRKWVEKATKDALKMLKTKFSVNTKCICSNNMQRDLKTLKGNMLLDVLTLIINVIAFHVPFNGYPTIPTIMNVRRRGSISNSMDRENSQKKTICQSNTHTLHGIRNQHTLRYLIDKIRLVGQKKDVNSIRFYFMFAPRSYWRKLCDVLCVEERYHNLTIHTIAEIIKEAFRKTYASTYKISKIWLGSESQKRPVFTFFESMRQHKVSGFDTIVVVVKESTHRKTLRSLWGFDLILVSENVCNAEVQRLLQFDVQDPTEAIVKHVNEKKMSDLFKNHSNITLLNISNVRSQGFGTSSFRVKKTPTLVIHCHVKGVIPFGEDIFPEQVSGFQVDVREGTCNLAVQGLRMSENISADGCAKFGTLGGFVDLQNPPGRAFLTCAHVVLPRNTLQNQVAKEYVRKREIIRVFDKEKNEIGKITKAVFDPGQPANVSVDAALVEITDRHPRDGYFSDVSDSQLSGAGFSEQHVPHFSNGQVEKISTFNFRKQVIKVGASSGLTLGSLRMGRSCAHIMDECDVNIDDSFNIRLFGQLEVLPRIDPSQPSDSRQAFVSDGDSGALVFAIHSENPIVLKCIGMVVAKTSYGSCLMTPIDKVLDALDLPYNCLSKFSIPKSNKDSESENIRDVLMSITQQLTAMTSTMATKTDVESLKKDLEKFNDRLTIAESEVKGARGSDTT